In Marinomonas posidonica IVIA-Po-181, a single window of DNA contains:
- a CDS encoding GNAT family N-acetyltransferase → MNDYELVTGYIPGVIGRVTELHANYYAKNWGFHSYFEAKVATELSSFIESYDAEKDCILSILIDGVIEGSISIDGTSETNNIAHLRWFIISDKLRGQGAGNQLMEQAMIHCRQKAYDSVYLWTFKGLGSARHLYEKYGFTLSEETTGKQWGSVVTEQRFDAYIFGQKEL, encoded by the coding sequence ATGAATGATTATGAATTAGTAACAGGGTACATTCCTGGTGTAATAGGCCGTGTGACTGAATTGCACGCGAACTACTATGCGAAAAACTGGGGTTTTCACTCATATTTTGAAGCAAAGGTTGCCACTGAGCTTTCGAGTTTCATCGAAAGCTACGATGCTGAAAAAGATTGTATTCTCTCAATATTAATAGATGGGGTAATTGAAGGAAGCATTTCAATAGATGGCACTTCAGAAACGAACAACATAGCTCATCTGCGCTGGTTCATCATCTCCGATAAACTTAGAGGGCAAGGGGCTGGTAATCAATTGATGGAACAAGCAATGATACATTGCAGACAAAAAGCCTATGATAGTGTCTACCTGTGGACATTTAAAGGACTCGGTTCAGCTAGGCATCTATATGAAAAATACGGTTTTACTTTATCGGAGGAGACGACAGGCAAGCAATGGGGTTCCGTTGTGACAGAGCAGCGCTTCGATGCTTACATTTTCGGTCAAAAAGAGCTGTGA